A genomic window from Cupriavidus metallidurans CH34 includes:
- a CDS encoding 2-hydroxyacid dehydrogenase encodes MKLQLYVPDGRYAPWIDGFAEVLPEAQCVTWEDSQGQSVDYAVVWRPPVEMLRGRTDLKAIFNLGAGVDGILKLNAQHPDALPAGVPIIRLDDAGMAAQMAEYVTAAVLRYFRRLDVYDAQERAGTWKFQKPHRRADFTIGVMGVGTLGAHIARTLAGFGFPVRGWSRSPKTVDGVQSFHGEDGQAAFLDGLRVLVNVLPLTPETQDIIDTGLLHRLAHGAYLINVARGQHLVEEDLLAAVREGQIAGATLDVFRTEPLPADHPYWQEPRITITPHISALTLREDSIAQIAGKIRLLESGKPIAGVVDLQRGY; translated from the coding sequence ATGAAGTTGCAGCTGTACGTGCCGGATGGCCGCTATGCCCCGTGGATCGATGGTTTCGCCGAAGTACTGCCGGAAGCGCAGTGCGTGACCTGGGAAGACAGCCAGGGCCAGTCCGTGGACTACGCAGTGGTGTGGCGTCCGCCGGTGGAAATGCTGCGCGGCCGTACCGATCTCAAGGCCATCTTCAATCTCGGCGCTGGTGTCGACGGTATCCTGAAGCTGAATGCCCAGCATCCCGATGCCCTGCCGGCCGGCGTGCCGATCATCCGGCTCGATGACGCCGGCATGGCGGCCCAGATGGCCGAGTACGTCACGGCCGCCGTGCTGCGTTACTTCCGCCGGCTCGATGTGTACGACGCGCAGGAACGCGCCGGCACGTGGAAATTCCAGAAACCGCATCGTCGTGCCGATTTCACGATCGGCGTGATGGGTGTTGGCACGCTCGGCGCCCATATCGCCCGCACGCTGGCTGGCTTCGGCTTCCCGGTGCGCGGATGGAGCCGCTCGCCGAAGACGGTGGACGGCGTGCAATCGTTCCACGGTGAAGACGGGCAGGCCGCCTTCCTCGATGGCTTGCGCGTGCTGGTCAACGTGCTGCCGCTGACGCCCGAGACCCAGGACATCATCGACACGGGCCTGCTGCATCGCCTGGCGCACGGCGCCTACCTGATCAACGTGGCGCGCGGCCAGCACCTCGTGGAAGAGGATCTGCTCGCCGCCGTGCGTGAAGGACAGATCGCGGGTGCCACGCTTGACGTGTTCCGCACCGAGCCGCTGCCTGCCGATCATCCATACTGGCAGGAGCCGCGCATCACGATCACGCCGCACATCTCGGCGCTGACGCTGCGCGAGGACAGCATTGCGCAGATCGCCGGCAAGATCCGCCTGCTCGAGTCGGGCAAGCCGATCGCCGGCGTGGTGGACCTGCAGCGCGGCTACTAG
- a CDS encoding YbaK/EbsC family protein, translating into MSESPTLPDAAQRVADLLVGIGHDRPVVMLPATGKTSAEAAAGLGCTVAEIAKSIIFRRVEDDVPVLVIASGSNRVDEAKVAARVGALGKADAKFVREKTGYAIGGVCPIGHAVAPVMLLDQDLFQYDSVWAAAGHPHAVFNLTPQQLQAMTGAEVADVAQVTSA; encoded by the coding sequence ATGAGCGAGAGCCCCACGCTTCCCGATGCCGCGCAACGCGTGGCCGATCTGTTGGTCGGCATCGGCCACGACCGCCCCGTGGTGATGCTGCCGGCCACCGGCAAGACCTCGGCGGAAGCGGCTGCCGGTCTGGGCTGCACCGTGGCCGAGATCGCGAAGTCCATCATCTTCCGCCGCGTGGAAGACGATGTGCCGGTGCTGGTGATCGCCAGCGGCAGCAATCGCGTCGACGAGGCCAAGGTGGCGGCGCGCGTGGGCGCGCTGGGCAAGGCCGATGCGAAGTTCGTGCGCGAGAAGACCGGCTACGCGATTGGCGGTGTCTGCCCGATCGGGCACGCCGTCGCACCCGTGATGTTGCTCGATCAGGACCTGTTCCAGTACGACAGCGTGTGGGCAGCAGCGGGACATCCGCATGCCGTCTTCAACCTGACGCCGCAACAGCTTCAGGCGATGACCGGAGCGGAAGTCGCGGACGTGGCCCAGGTGACTTCGGCATGA
- a CDS encoding DUF1289 domain-containing protein → MTAAQRRLLADLVRGAAAAQIVAPVPSPCRNVCKMDAASGYCEGCLRTIPEIAGWSKADDEERRRIWALLPARVPRLCAAGSEA, encoded by the coding sequence ATGACCGCCGCGCAACGCCGTCTGCTGGCCGATCTGGTACGTGGCGCTGCCGCGGCACAGATCGTCGCGCCGGTGCCGTCGCCCTGCCGCAACGTCTGCAAGATGGACGCGGCCAGCGGCTATTGCGAAGGTTGCCTCCGCACGATTCCGGAGATCGCGGGTTGGTCGAAGGCCGATGACGAGGAACGCCGCCGCATCTGGGCCCTGCTGCCCGCGCGCGTGCCGCGCCTGTGCGCCGCGGGGAGCGAAGCATGA